AAACTACGGGCCAGAAGCGCTGTCCTGGAGTCTTGAATTATGTGCCCGCTGCACTTAATGATGCGACCAGTCTTCCTGTCTTAGCCTTTTGGCGAGTTGACCCCCTACCCCAAAATTTGATCGATCGCTGCCGCACTAGTGCGGGTACTGCCAATGCTGCCACAAGTTTACAAGGGGTTCCTTGTATTTCTCAGCGGATGTATACCCTAGTGGTGTACGCACTAAATACGGATAATGCCAACAGGCTATGGCGTGGCAGGGGGCGAATCACTCGTTACGAGTTACCCCAGTTTACAACTGCTTCTATCACTGGTGCTGGTGCTCCGACGGCTACTCCCGGCTGGGTCAATCCCCTCCAGGGCCAGACTAACTTCGAAACTTGGCCGTGGGGAGCAGACACTGCGGGTGCAGCAACACAAAATTTGCAGGCTAACAATGGTGGTCGGCCTACCTCCATGGCCAACAATCTTGTGTTGATTGATTTTGTGGATAACCGTACAAATCCTCGGGGAATTAGGCCAATTCCGGTGAATGTGACCTCTGGGGTTCCGGCAGATGCTAATAATGGTTGGAGTGAACTGTGTCCCACCCCTGGCTACGACTCCGCTAATCCCACCCTAGGGGGGTTTATTATGAGTCCGGGGAACGACTTAGCCACTGGAGCTAAATCGACGTTAGGATTCTACACCTGTGTCCGTGGGGCAGATGCGAACAATTTGAACCAGGAAGTTGCAATTTATATTCGAGGGAATGCAGCAGGCCGTCCTGGAATTCCCTTGTCATCTGGTAATTTACCATTTTTGATGGAAACGCGGGTCCTGACCCGAGGCGCGATCGGTAAAGTCAATCAATAGTGTAATTAGCCAGCTTTTAAATCGAT
The sequence above is drawn from the Alkalinema sp. FACHB-956 genome and encodes:
- a CDS encoding prepilin-type N-terminal cleavage/methylation domain-containing protein produces the protein MISLKSHPKSRLLRLLRWSLKVRSTSGFTLLELLVALAIGSLIVTGLLYGVVELMQTNQRDASRSDTQREVQAALDYMARDLKEAVYVYDGRCLTGDGANPFNKTTGQKRCPGVLNYVPAALNDATSLPVLAFWRVDPLPQNLIDRCRTSAGTANAATSLQGVPCISQRMYTLVVYALNTDNANRLWRGRGRITRYELPQFTTASITGAGAPTATPGWVNPLQGQTNFETWPWGADTAGAATQNLQANNGGRPTSMANNLVLIDFVDNRTNPRGIRPIPVNVTSGVPADANNGWSELCPTPGYDSANPTLGGFIMSPGNDLATGAKSTLGFYTCVRGADANNLNQEVAIYIRGNAAGRPGIPLSSGNLPFLMETRVLTRGAIGKVNQ